Genomic segment of Chitinophaga varians:
GCGAGAGAATCTTACTGGTACGACGAAACCGTGCCCTCTGCGGAACCTTCCCGGGCAGATTACCCTAAAACGGAGATAAGTCAGCAACAACGATATACCAACGTATATTCCGGTCAGGAGACTTTTTTGGCAGATCATATCGTGCTGGGGGAAAAGATATTTCCGGGAGCAGCCTATCTGGAACTTGCCCGTGAAGCCGCTTCCCATATGACAGGCAGGCAGATCACCCAGTTAAAGGATATTGTCTGGATGCGGCCAATGACGATCAACGGAGTAGGGGCGAAGGTAGATACTGTACTCACCCGGACGGGAACTGAGTGGTGCTACCAGGTTCTCCGCACTAATGGCCACGGAGAAGAAATGCATAGCCAGGGCCGCATAGGAACCGCAATGTTGTCGTTGCCGGGAAGCCATGATCCGGAGATTATCAGAAGACGGTTACCCCGCGTTATGCATAAGAGAGAATGTTACAACTGGTTCTCCGAAAAAGGACTTCATTATGGAGATAGTTTTCAGGGGATAACCACACTTTATTTTAATGAAACGGAAGCGCTCTCGAAAATAACGCTTCCTCCAAGCCCGTCTTTCGTACTTACCCCGGGGATGCTGGATAGCGCGCTGCAAACCTGTGTTTGTCTGTGCACAGAAAACGAAACACAAAGGTTGCCGTTGCCCTATAGCATAAGAGAAGTGAATATCTACAGGGAACTGCCAGGAGACATCTGGTGTTACGCCAGAAAAGCGAATGGGAATGGCGTTGCACATACTTTCAACAACTTTGACCTGGACATCTTAAATGAAGATGGTGAGGTATTGCTGACCATCAGAGACTTTGCCGTCATTCCAATGAATACTGCGCCCCAATATGCTGCCAATACAAATGCATGCCAGGTGGAACCTATTGTGACACCGGCCACAGATACTGCCGGTGATCATATGCATACAGCAGCGGACCTGGATAACAGGATTAGGGAACTGCTTGTCATGATCGTATGTAAGGTGTTGAAGTTGCAGCCTGCCCAGGTTGACCCCGATACACCGCTGTTTGAATACGGTATCGATTCAATACTGGGACTGAATCTGATCAAGGAGCTGAACGAAGCCTTGCAAACCGCTATACCGACCACTATCCTGTTTGATTATCCAACTATTAATCAATTTGCAGCATACCTGAAACTTGAATATGCTGCCAGCTTCAGAGACAGCAATCCGCAGGTGGTGAGTGGCCCGTACCAGCAACAGGCGTCGGAGCCGGCAGGAATAACAGCACAGCATACCGGTGTTGCTGGCGGCGCAGGAAAGAGATTGTTGCTACAGGCGCCGGGGACTGTTGCCGATATACAACTGATGCCATTTGAACCAATGGCTCCCCGCGCAGGAGAAGTACTGGTAGAAGTAAAAAGTTTTGCATTGAATTTTGGGGATCTGTTATGCGTTAAGGGGTTGTATCCTAATATGCCTCCTTATCCCTTTACTCCGGGCTTTGAAGCTGCGGGGATTGTAAGGAAAACTGGTCATGGTGTCACAGCTTTTCGTGTAGGCGATGAAGTGTTGGTTGCCGGAAATAAAGGCCTGGGAATGCATGCAACCCATGTAACAGTTGACTGCGGGCAGCTCCTGCCCAAGCCGGAGAAACTTTCTTTTTCGGAGGCATGTGCCATGCCTGCTGTCTCCATGACAGTGGTGGAAGCATATAGAAGGGCGGGCCTGAGGTCCGGAGAAACGATACTTGTCCAGAGCGCTACCGGTGGAACCGGATTGATTGCCATACAAATGGCGCTTCATACAGGTGCCAGCGTGATCGCTACAGCCGGAAGTGAATTAAAACTTAATTACCTGAGAAAGTTGGGTGTCAGTCATGTAATAAACTATCTGGAGCAGGATTTTGAAGAAGAGGTGAAAAAGATCACTGCCGGAAGAGGGGTGGACGTATTGATCAATACCCTGGGAGGTGAAAACATCCAAAAAGGCATTAACTGCCTGGGTAAACGGGGAAGGTATGTGGAGCTGTCAATGACCGGCATTAAATCGGCCAACAAGATTGATCTCAGTAAGTTCTCCAACAACCAGACGTTTATCAGCCTGGATATTAACCGGTTGTTGAAGGACGACGAAAGTTATGCCAGGGAACTTTGGGATGCCTGCCAAACATTGATAGAACAGCATGTAATAACGCCTGTTATAGGGCGGCAATTTGATCTGCAACAGTTCAGGGACGCATACACGCAACTGGAAAATAGGAGTAACATTGGTAAAATAGTTATTAATACACAAATCCCTGGACCAGTAGTCGGAGATTATAATACAGATAAGGCCAGGGAGATACGGCCGATATCACATATGGAAAGTGATATTGCAATCATCGGCATAAGCGGCCAGTTCGGGGCGGCAAATAATCTGGATGAGTTCTGGGATGTGCTCAAAAGCGGTACCAGTCTCATTGAAGAAGTGCCGCCCGAGCGTTGGGATGTGAATGCGCTTTATAGTACCAATAAGGAAGATAAAAACAAGATCTATTGTAAATGGGGCAGCTTTTTGAAAGATATTGACAAATTTGATCCTCGCTTTTTCCGGATCACGGGGGTGGAAGCCGAAACAATGGACCCGCAACAGCGCCTGTTTCTGGAGCATTGCTGGAAAGCCCTGGAAGATGCGGCCATTAACCCGGAGCAGCTCAATGGAAGCAAGTGTGGCGTCTTTGTAGGTGTTGGCCCCGGTGACTATGTGCAGCTGTCCATGAAGGCTACCACTGAAGCTTCTGCTTTCTGGGGTAATACCAGTTCTATCCTTGCCTCCCGTATTGCTTACTATTTAAATCTGAAAGGCCCGGCAGTAGCAGTGGATACCGCCTGCTCCAGCTCGCTGGTGGCCATGGATATAGCCTGTAAAAGCCTGCTGTTGGGAGAGACCGATCTTATCATATCCGGTGGCGTGACGGTATACACCACCCCCGAGTTTTACCGCCAATCATGCCGGGCGGGGATGTTGTCTCCTCATGGCCGCTGCTATACATTTGATAGAAGGGCTGATGGATTTGTTCCGGGTGAAGGTGTTGGTGTTGTGGTGATGAAACGGTTAAAGGATGCAGAAAGAGACGGAGACCATATATATGGGGTTATCAAAGGAATATTAACCAATCAGGATGGTACTACCAGCGGTATAACAGCGCCCAGCACCACCTCGCAGAAAAACCTGGAGACGGCGCTTTATAACAGATATAATATTGATCCGGCGACGATCTCTTATGTAGAGGCACATGGTACCGGTACCAGCCTCGGCGACCCCATTGAGTTTCAGGCCCTGTCGGCCGCATTTGGCCAGTTTACCGGCAAAAAACAGTATTGTGGGCTGGGAAGCGTAAAAAGTAATATAGGCCATACCGTTATGGCAGCAGGCGTGAGTGGTGTTTTGAAGGTCCTTCTGGCACTGAAGCACCGGCAGTTGCCTCCGACGATCAATTTCGAAGCCTGTAATACACTGATTAGCCTCGAAGACAGCCCCTTTCGCATACAGGACAGGCTAACCAGCTGGGAAGCACCAGATGGTCTCCCACGCCGGGCTGCAGTGAGTAGTTTTGGCTTCAGTGGTACAAATGCCCATGTTGTCATCGAAGAATATGTGGCGCCGGATACAGGAAGACGTTTTTCCGGGCCAGTTATCCTGCCTTTGTCCGCCAGGAACGCTGACCGGCTCCGGAAGCTGGCAGAAAATCTGAAACAATATGTGGAGAAGTTCCCGGCATTGGAACTGCATGATATCGCTTATACGCTGCAGATAGGCAGAAAGGCAATGGAAGAACGACTGGCAATAGTGGCGACAGATAAAGAAACACTGGTGGCAGTACTTACAGCTTATATAAAAGGAGACACCCGCCATCTTTTAACAGGCAATATCAGGAAGAACGCAACACCGGGTGGCGTGGAAAGCGGTACTGTAAAGGCATTGGTCGACCGGCATATGCGGTACAGGGAGCTGAAAGCCCTGGCAGAACTATGGGTGCAGGGTGCTACGGTCCGCTGGGAGCAGCTATACGCTCAGCAACTGCCCGCCAGGATCAGCTTGCCGGCTTATCCCTTTGCAAGAGAGAGATATTGGCTCGCTACCTCAGACACTGCTGCGCAGCCTGTAATACCTGCTGCTACTAAAGAAAAGGAAACAGCAGAAATATTGTGTTTCGTTCCCGAATGGGAACAGGTGGCTACACAAAGTGCCGGACAGCTGTCTGGTAATGGTATCCACGTCGTGCTCCCCGGCGGCGCAGACCGGCCGTTCACGGAAAAACTGGAGGCGATATTGCAGCAGCGTGGCCTTCCGGTGGTGGTGCAACAGACCGCTGAGATACTACCAGACGGAACGACGGATGTCTACCTGCTACATGGCCTGAACAAAGACACAGCCGTAATAGGAGATCAGGAACGACAGTTTTTTACGGCTGTAAAGCAGTTGTTGTTTTCCGGTTATCGTGACAGAAAGCTAAATCTTACTATTGTCATTGCCCATACCCAGCAGATACTCGCGGCCGATAAGGTATCAGTAACAGGCAGCGGTATTACCGGCCTGGCTGGCTCGCTGGCCAAAGAACAACCATTGTGGCGTGTACGGGTGATAGATATCGAAAACGATAATGACATTCCATCCCTGCCAGACACACCTTACCATAAAGACGGAACGGTATGCGGCTACCGGCATGGAGCGTACTATGAACGCAAGCTTCGCACAATAAAAGCAGGCAACACCGGAAAAAGCCGCTTCCGGCAAAATGGGACCTACGTGATCCTCGGCGGTGCCGGCGGTCTTGGCCGGGAAACGACGGCATATCTCATCAGGAAGCACAATGCCCGGGTGATCTGGCTGGGACGAAGAGCACAGGATGAACAAATCAGCCGTTGGCAGGATACCGTGTCAGTGTCCGGCAACCGGCCGGTATATATTCAGTGTGACGCAACCGACAGGGCCGACATGGAACATGCGTATGCTGCAATTAAGTCGGCATATGGGCCTGTACATGGACTGATCCACTCAGCTATTGTATTAAATGACAAATTGCTGAAAGATATGAGTGATCAGGACTTTGAAGGTCCATTTGCCGTGAAAGCCTCCAGCAGCCATTGTTTGGTGGAAACATTCCGCAATGAACCATTGGATTTTATCTGTTTTTATTCTTCGGCGCAATCACAATGGAATGCTGCCGGCCAGAGTAATTATTCTGCCGGCTGTAGCTACAAGGACAGCTACGCCCATGCCGTTAGCCATCAATTGCCAATACCGGTGTATATCATTAACTGGGGATATTGGGGAGAAGTGGGAATCGTATCTTCTTCCGATTACCAGCGGAGAATGGCGTTCATGGGAGTGGAAAGCATCTCCTCTGCGGAAGGAATGGCGTTGCTGGAAGCGGTACTGGAAGGAAATACAAGGCAGGTGATTTATGCAAAGCTAACTGCAGCGGCCAGAGCTATGCTGCCTTTAACGACCAAAACCGAAAAAGTCCTCCCGGAATTATCGCTGCCGCCGATACCGCCTTACCATCCTGCAACAGAAGTGGAACAGCCATTTGAAGCCATCTGCGCGAAAGGGCTGTTGCAGGTATTCCTGGAATTCGGGCTGCAAACGGAACAGCCAGCGGAAATAGCTACAAAGTATCATCGTTTGTTTAAGGTATTGATAGGTTTCCTGGTGGACCGTGGTTATCTGGAGAAAAAAGGAAGCGCATTGGTGATACCGGAAGCCATACAAAACAGCTTGCCGGGCTTTAATGTGGCAGCGTCTATCGATGCATTGACAGCAACTCATACATCCTATACGCCCCACAGTAAACTGCTAAAGGCTTGCCTGGGAGCTTTCGGCGCAATATTGACAGGAAAAGCGAGGGCTACAGACGTCATCTTTCCGGGAGGAAGTATGGAGCATGTAAGCGGAATATACAAAGGGAACTATCAGTCTGACTACTTTAATGATGTATTATCGGAAGTAGTACTGAGCCGGGTGAAAGATATCTCTGATCATTTAGCCGGCGGAGAGAAGGTGCGTATACTGGAAGTAGGGGCTGGTACAGGAGGCAGTAGCGAGGTCATATTCCGGAAGCTCCGGGCCTATAGTGATCGGGTCGAATATGTGTACACCGATATCTCCCGCAGCTTTCTGTTACATGCTGAAGCTCATTACAGAGAGTTGGCTCCTTACTTAAAAACGGCCGTTTTAAATATAGAATCGCCGGTAGCCGGACAAGCACAGCCCATTGAATATTATGATATAGTGATAGGCTCCAATGTAGTACATGCCACCCGTAACATATATCGGACATTGAACAATATCAGGCCTTTACTGAAGAAAAACGGGTTATTGCTGTTGAATGAAATTGTTACCACTAATCTGTTTACCACACTGACATTCGGATTACTTGACGGATGGTGGCTATATGAAGATGAGGCCCTGCGAATGGAAGGAAGCCCCTGCCTGTCGTCTGGAAGCTGGGCGGCCGTGCTGGCAAAAAGCGGTTTTGGACAGGTCTCTTTCCATCCGTCGGACAGTGGGTTACCGCAGCAGATCATTGCCGCAGTCAATAGTGGACAGACGGAAATTAAGGTGCATGAAGCACCGCCTGTTTCTGCCAATGTTGCCAGGGCTCCTCAGGCGCCTGTAAGCCCCTCCGCGGGACAGCAGCATAATGAATGGCTGACTGCACAGCTGCT
This window contains:
- a CDS encoding SDR family NAD(P)-dependent oxidoreductase, whose protein sequence is MHDVGYTLQTGREAMDERLAVVVKDVPSLLAQLEKYISGEAGEYYHDNCRKEKEESVTAGMLSIQDLAMVGRSWVKGATINWQELYSAGQKPRQISLPTYPFEQKRYWYNLRLHANKQEPDPPQQKQDKIVLAPPGHVQRVALTAAAARISLEPLVTEKEHAMAQPIITLTSEQDMITEKIYDAPQVLQQLSSLLADALYIESTQFDRDEKFIDLGLDSIIGVELLQKVNNCFHTDISVTDLYNYPTLNTLGAYIYSQLPNAVAVPEKEQADEQYISSRLTAVKNEIPEILRQLLADALYIAPEQINDDEKLIDMGLDSIIGVELVKNMNEQLGLHIEATDLYNYPTLRELAAYISTLPPHAANPSTIADTPALPETSPIAGRQDKQETPKSQPVVVASDIAIIGMSARMPGAASADIFWEHLKAGKDMVTEVPEERWRKSSYYHPDPAESGMSYSRWMGILDDIDRFDPLFFNISPKEATFMDPQQRLFLEECWKTIEDAGYDPKQLANRACGVYIGAGYGDYHKRIGFSNNDLAYLLTGNSSAILSARIAYLLNLKGPSLSIDTACSSSLVAIAHACDGLLLGNCDMAFAGGVCVLTTPDMHIMTSKAGMLSPEGKCKTFDQQADGFVPAEAIGVVLLKRLDQAEKDGDRIHGVIKGWAVNQDGATNGIMAPSDKSQTALQRHVYDKFKIHPETITYVEAHGTGTKLGDPIEVKALKEAFKTYTSKTGFCGLGSVKSNIGHSLAAAGVASVIKVVQALKHKQIPPTIHYTKLNEHISLEQTPFYINTSLKDWVIQHPGLRRAAINSFGFSGTNAHMVIEEYPARPVAVANTSPAIIVLSAQHPDRLREMAGNLLQHLKDYPHLELHEIGFTLQTGRAALVERLAFVAKSREELLTRLEGYITGGAGEIFTGNVRKDKIDFLLEGIAGKAYIEAALKAKELKSLARLWVKGGDFNWHLLYDGKLPAKVGLPAYSFARESYWYDETVPSAEPSRADYPKTEISQQQRYTNVYSGQETFLADHIVLGEKIFPGAAYLELAREAASHMTGRQITQLKDIVWMRPMTINGVGAKVDTVLTRTGTEWCYQVLRTNGHGEEMHSQGRIGTAMLSLPGSHDPEIIRRRLPRVMHKRECYNWFSEKGLHYGDSFQGITTLYFNETEALSKITLPPSPSFVLTPGMLDSALQTCVCLCTENETQRLPLPYSIREVNIYRELPGDIWCYARKANGNGVAHTFNNFDLDILNEDGEVLLTIRDFAVIPMNTAPQYAANTNACQVEPIVTPATDTAGDHMHTAADLDNRIRELLVMIVCKVLKLQPAQVDPDTPLFEYGIDSILGLNLIKELNEALQTAIPTTILFDYPTINQFAAYLKLEYAASFRDSNPQVVSGPYQQQASEPAGITAQHTGVAGGAGKRLLLQAPGTVADIQLMPFEPMAPRAGEVLVEVKSFALNFGDLLCVKGLYPNMPPYPFTPGFEAAGIVRKTGHGVTAFRVGDEVLVAGNKGLGMHATHVTVDCGQLLPKPEKLSFSEACAMPAVSMTVVEAYRRAGLRSGETILVQSATGGTGLIAIQMALHTGASVIATAGSELKLNYLRKLGVSHVINYLEQDFEEEVKKITAGRGVDVLINTLGGENIQKGINCLGKRGRYVELSMTGIKSANKIDLSKFSNNQTFISLDINRLLKDDESYARELWDACQTLIEQHVITPVIGRQFDLQQFRDAYTQLENRSNIGKIVINTQIPGPVVGDYNTDKAREIRPISHMESDIAIIGISGQFGAANNLDEFWDVLKSGTSLIEEVPPERWDVNALYSTNKEDKNKIYCKWGSFLKDIDKFDPRFFRITGVEAETMDPQQRLFLEHCWKALEDAAINPEQLNGSKCGVFVGVGPGDYVQLSMKATTEASAFWGNTSSILASRIAYYLNLKGPAVAVDTACSSSLVAMDIACKSLLLGETDLIISGGVTVYTTPEFYRQSCRAGMLSPHGRCYTFDRRADGFVPGEGVGVVVMKRLKDAERDGDHIYGVIKGILTNQDGTTSGITAPSTTSQKNLETALYNRYNIDPATISYVEAHGTGTSLGDPIEFQALSAAFGQFTGKKQYCGLGSVKSNIGHTVMAAGVSGVLKVLLALKHRQLPPTINFEACNTLISLEDSPFRIQDRLTSWEAPDGLPRRAAVSSFGFSGTNAHVVIEEYVAPDTGRRFSGPVILPLSARNADRLRKLAENLKQYVEKFPALELHDIAYTLQIGRKAMEERLAIVATDKETLVAVLTAYIKGDTRHLLTGNIRKNATPGGVESGTVKALVDRHMRYRELKALAELWVQGATVRWEQLYAQQLPARISLPAYPFARERYWLATSDTAAQPVIPAATKEKETAEILCFVPEWEQVATQSAGQLSGNGIHVVLPGGADRPFTEKLEAILQQRGLPVVVQQTAEILPDGTTDVYLLHGLNKDTAVIGDQERQFFTAVKQLLFSGYRDRKLNLTIVIAHTQQILAADKVSVTGSGITGLAGSLAKEQPLWRVRVIDIENDNDIPSLPDTPYHKDGTVCGYRHGAYYERKLRTIKAGNTGKSRFRQNGTYVILGGAGGLGRETTAYLIRKHNARVIWLGRRAQDEQISRWQDTVSVSGNRPVYIQCDATDRADMEHAYAAIKSAYGPVHGLIHSAIVLNDKLLKDMSDQDFEGPFAVKASSSHCLVETFRNEPLDFICFYSSAQSQWNAAGQSNYSAGCSYKDSYAHAVSHQLPIPVYIINWGYWGEVGIVSSSDYQRRMAFMGVESISSAEGMALLEAVLEGNTRQVIYAKLTAAARAMLPLTTKTEKVLPELSLPPIPPYHPATEVEQPFEAICAKGLLQVFLEFGLQTEQPAEIATKYHRLFKVLIGFLVDRGYLEKKGSALVIPEAIQNSLPGFNVAASIDALTATHTSYTPHSKLLKACLGAFGAILTGKARATDVIFPGGSMEHVSGIYKGNYQSDYFNDVLSEVVLSRVKDISDHLAGGEKVRILEVGAGTGGSSEVIFRKLRAYSDRVEYVYTDISRSFLLHAEAHYRELAPYLKTAVLNIESPVAGQAQPIEYYDIVIGSNVVHATRNIYRTLNNIRPLLKKNGLLLLNEIVTTNLFTTLTFGLLDGWWLYEDEALRMEGSPCLSSGSWAAVLAKSGFGQVSFHPSDSGLPQQIIAAVNSGQTEIKVHEAPPVSANVARAPQAPVSPSAGQQHNEWLTAQLLAIASATIKIPQADLDVNEHFMDYGFDSILANTFIRNINEVLKITLTPSDIYNNTNIVDLAGFIQTCYGENLNRPAECNPDKEPADDVPVVPETLHYPLSEAQKGLWYNQEMDAGNFVYNIPLAFTFTGQANKDQLVYAYRLMLHEHPILRAGFGIDEETGTVCQKINMVEDALFVDFVEINEQHDVSAEFNRLLKMPFNLRQDTPVRFYIRQDKMSKKMYLLFVFHHIVFDGMSGGVFMRSFLEKCQKLHSGGIVIPRDEDRAFFSFVEDERLFMKSERGGLSLAYWREKLSGTLPVLSLPFDTVASAAGTGYSEKLVSPEMSQELRSLSKKLNVSLSSLMLSTFTLLLYKITGEEDILTLMPVANRPGKQHESAIGFYVNMMIVRNSVPGDKIFASFVDDVKNGVVSGFDHIGYPFTSLVSALQLGGGQGKLPLFRTTYNFQNIYDNVLKMENGPEEVKMMNGFLQETESEYTMEVFDLKKTLCLRLKYDRSLFLPSTVEAHLTYFTNLLTAVLEDSSKKLKEYDILSPEMREQLLAGYYQASDYDENETFTGLFEKQFGHSTEV